In Persicimonas caeni, a single window of DNA contains:
- a CDS encoding DUF6064 family protein, whose amino-acid sequence MTAMGDLSTYSLEDFFPFLPEVYFRLFVRLNEGWWPAHLVALLLGAAALWLAWRGFGRLVGAALAICWTFVGYAFFLELYANLNWAGTYFGWAFIAQSALLLIIGALGGLDRELGRAPDRTQNRPLDPAGWVGVGLVVFALAIFPLLEPLTGVQDWKGAELFGIAPDPTVIATLGFVLMARRPRWLLLIVPVLWCAISGATAWVMEAPVGLVTPACALIALGAAVRKTFASDEHGL is encoded by the coding sequence ATGACGGCCATGGGTGACCTGTCCACATACTCGCTCGAAGACTTCTTCCCCTTCTTGCCCGAGGTCTACTTCCGCCTCTTCGTGCGCCTCAACGAGGGGTGGTGGCCGGCCCACCTCGTCGCCCTCCTGCTGGGCGCCGCCGCCCTTTGGCTCGCCTGGCGCGGCTTCGGCCGCCTGGTCGGCGCCGCGCTGGCCATCTGCTGGACCTTCGTCGGCTACGCCTTCTTCCTCGAGCTCTACGCCAACCTGAACTGGGCGGGCACCTACTTCGGCTGGGCGTTCATCGCCCAGAGCGCGCTCTTGCTCATCATCGGCGCGCTCGGCGGCCTCGACCGCGAGCTTGGCCGCGCCCCCGACCGCACACAAAACCGCCCGCTCGACCCGGCAGGCTGGGTAGGCGTGGGGCTGGTGGTGTTCGCACTGGCGATCTTCCCGCTGCTCGAACCCCTGACCGGCGTGCAGGACTGGAAAGGCGCCGAGCTCTTCGGCATCGCCCCCGACCCGACCGTCATCGCCACGCTGGGCTTCGTCTTGATGGCCCGCCGCCCGCGCTGGTTGCTCTTGATCGTCCCGGTGCTGTGGTGCGCCATCAGCGGCGCGACCGCCTGGGTGATGGAGGCGCCAGTGGGGCTCGTCACCCCCGCATGCGCACTCATCGCGCTGGGCGCGGCAGTGCGGAAGACGTTTGCGTCGGACGAACACGGTCTCTGA
- a CDS encoding RCC1 domain-containing protein, which yields MQFQILMATMGCVVSLLMASSCSLVDEDPAPPPSQEQTSTGTSLSGKADAADTPAASTSTCTVHDDCAPLPNTEHWCSPEGQCRYACVSGYGDANGPQEVDGCECALSNGGREVCDGVDNDCDGVVDNPFEGGRVAAGGRHTCAVDTEGTVHCWGKQTLETDLREGFDRFWEVSAGAWHSCALTRQGTAYCWGDNRYGQVGPDAPRQADEPVRLSEDLQFIDIATGNAHSCGLTQHAEVYCWGRNDYGQLGDGTFDDRAQPVRIDDTVQDFVDVTAGDFHTCAARTNGDVLCWGANILGQAGHDSLDMVPRPTRVDAPEALIFVDAGANHTCGLTGAGRAYCWGNNSYGQLGNDTRTPTHEMQKVSRDLEFLALSAGTTHTCAIAHNGRLFCWGSDVDGRLGADAPGDASSRPRPVRIRHEFTDVTAGEAHTCALSRSGHLYCWGDGSHGQLVPNRQSSSTLPWRVDCR from the coding sequence ATGCAATTTCAGATTCTGATGGCAACGATGGGATGTGTGGTTTCGCTACTGATGGCTTCGAGCTGCTCGCTGGTGGACGAGGACCCCGCGCCGCCGCCCTCGCAGGAGCAGACGTCGACGGGCACCTCGCTCTCCGGCAAGGCCGATGCGGCCGACACGCCGGCCGCGTCGACGAGCACCTGCACGGTACACGACGACTGCGCCCCGCTTCCCAACACCGAGCACTGGTGCTCGCCCGAAGGCCAGTGCCGCTATGCGTGCGTGTCGGGCTACGGCGACGCCAACGGTCCTCAGGAAGTCGACGGCTGCGAGTGCGCGCTCTCCAACGGAGGGCGCGAGGTGTGCGACGGGGTCGACAACGACTGCGACGGCGTGGTCGACAACCCCTTCGAAGGGGGCCGCGTCGCCGCGGGCGGACGCCACACCTGCGCGGTCGACACAGAGGGAACGGTGCATTGCTGGGGCAAACAGACCCTGGAGACCGATCTTCGCGAAGGCTTCGACCGGTTCTGGGAGGTGAGCGCCGGCGCCTGGCATAGCTGCGCGTTGACCCGCCAGGGCACCGCCTACTGCTGGGGCGATAACCGCTACGGGCAGGTCGGCCCCGACGCCCCTCGCCAGGCCGACGAGCCTGTGCGCCTCTCGGAGGATCTGCAGTTCATCGACATCGCCACCGGCAACGCCCACTCCTGTGGCCTCACCCAGCACGCCGAGGTCTACTGCTGGGGCCGAAACGACTACGGCCAACTCGGCGACGGCACCTTCGACGACCGCGCCCAACCGGTGCGCATCGACGACACGGTGCAAGACTTCGTCGACGTCACCGCCGGCGACTTCCACACCTGCGCCGCCCGCACGAACGGCGACGTGCTGTGTTGGGGCGCGAATATCCTCGGCCAGGCCGGCCACGACAGCCTCGACATGGTCCCGCGCCCGACGCGAGTCGACGCGCCCGAGGCGCTCATCTTCGTCGACGCCGGCGCCAACCACACCTGCGGGCTGACCGGCGCGGGCCGCGCGTATTGCTGGGGCAACAACAGCTACGGCCAGCTCGGCAACGACACACGCACCCCGACCCACGAGATGCAAAAGGTGAGTCGTGACCTCGAGTTTTTGGCCCTGAGCGCCGGCACCACGCATACCTGCGCCATCGCCCACAACGGTCGTCTCTTCTGCTGGGGCAGCGACGTCGACGGCCGCCTCGGGGCCGACGCCCCGGGCGACGCGTCCAGCCGCCCGCGGCCGGTGCGCATCCGCCACGAGTTCACCGACGTCACCGCCGGCGAGGCGCATACTTGCGCGCTGAGCCGCTCGGGTCACCTGTATTGCTGGGGTGATGGGAGTCACGGGCAACTCGTGCCCAATCGTCAGTCGTCGTCGACCTTGCCCTGGCGCGTCGACTGCCGATGA
- a CDS encoding aldo/keto reductase, translated as MDKITRRTMLAALGGGVAAAALFPFGAQASPDDLITKKIPSSGEQMPVIGMGTWQTFNVGGDPELLKQRTEVLAAFFKGGGRIIDSSPMYGSSQDALGWGLNKLGDPKRLFAADKVWTSDGDETVEQIVESRKEWDIPRFDLMQVHNLVAWQEHLPKLQKLKADNKIRYVGITTSHGRRHGEFEEVMKTQDLDFVQLTYNMIDREVEERLLPLAAERNIAVIANRPFRGGGLVDRYQGKHKLPAWASEIECANWPQFLLKFIVSHPAVTCAIPATTKVEHMRENMGAARGKLPDAKTRKRMLEYVASL; from the coding sequence ATGGACAAAATCACCCGACGCACGATGCTGGCCGCTCTGGGCGGCGGCGTGGCCGCCGCGGCGCTCTTTCCCTTTGGCGCCCAGGCCTCGCCCGACGACTTGATCACAAAGAAGATTCCGTCGAGCGGCGAGCAGATGCCGGTCATCGGCATGGGCACCTGGCAGACGTTCAACGTCGGCGGGGACCCCGAACTCTTGAAACAGCGCACGGAGGTGCTCGCTGCCTTCTTCAAGGGAGGCGGGCGCATCATCGACTCCTCGCCGATGTACGGCTCGTCGCAAGACGCGCTGGGCTGGGGGCTGAACAAGCTGGGCGACCCCAAGCGGCTCTTCGCGGCCGACAAGGTGTGGACGAGCGACGGCGACGAGACGGTCGAGCAGATCGTCGAGTCGCGCAAGGAGTGGGATATCCCGCGCTTCGACCTGATGCAGGTGCACAACCTGGTCGCCTGGCAGGAGCACCTGCCCAAGCTGCAAAAGCTCAAGGCCGACAACAAGATCCGCTACGTGGGCATCACCACGTCCCACGGCCGGCGCCACGGCGAATTCGAGGAGGTCATGAAGACCCAGGACCTCGACTTCGTCCAGCTCACCTACAACATGATCGACCGCGAGGTCGAAGAGCGCCTGCTCCCCCTGGCCGCCGAGCGCAACATCGCGGTCATCGCCAACCGCCCGTTTCGCGGCGGCGGCCTCGTCGACCGCTACCAGGGCAAGCACAAGCTGCCCGCGTGGGCGAGCGAGATCGAGTGCGCGAACTGGCCGCAATTTTTGCTCAAGTTCATCGTCTCGCACCCGGCCGTGACCTGCGCCATCCCGGCGACCACGAAGGTCGAGCACATGCGCGAGAATATGGGCGCCGCCCGCGGCAAGCTCCCCGACGCCAAGACCCGCAAGCGCATGCTCGAATACGTGGCTTCCTTGTGA
- a CDS encoding aryl-sulfate sulfotransferase, giving the protein MALAILFAWGLSACGEAETGPVPADRQPGAQEATEGADGCQVFADTVNIRSAADLAQFEGLSCFEVERHLFVQDTTDITDLSALSGLRSTGGFIGIADNEALESVSLPNLEETGEGLVVEGNMALESIEFAGLRHVNGYLHVFNNQALTSASFPWLLGVGDDVIFAGNDALASLDLPRLTCVMGRFIFEHSDGLECLCLPNLVFVNGDFLVYFNGSLRSISAPVLTTVWGDVNIRRNPQLEHVDLSCLDQVAGDFMMVHNRMLAQCEVDSLVGDINTIGGDTVTGDNAQTCPDEPTTAEDVGCASCATSICVEDAPDGDLPGDDDDLPGDDDDDVGVPDAGTPDAGTPDAGTPDTGSPDDGGGVPVPPDTGDDDDGTGDDDDDDDDDDDSSGSVAIQSIGLEGNPNSTISSYLNLQTAQPTFVSVTATSGGHTFELNFDEQTQTDHRLGLIGFRADRTYQLDVRAYTPGGAETTRQLTFESGPLPDNFAPLDVTVSRPGRTDSGIILFNLNRWNPGIDGSWSYIVGIDMDGEVVWYHKPRYRAQDVELLENGNIAFNSNISTIFEMNLMGEVVNEWSAEQLGVDYLHHEVHELPNGNLVTLASENRSISGYGEDGNTTWEVIGDIIVEFTRQGQVVRKFSTFDFLDPYRWGVGGFFGTYWNSRYRDEASSTRDWTHGNAVHYVESDDSFLFSARHQDWVMKIDRQTGELIWRLGAEGDFALTNGEWFYHQHDPMITSDGTLMLYDNGNLRPGLQAGEFYSRAVEYSLDETGADAGSNSQGTATQVWEYTENNSFYSAFVSGVDEMPNGNVLIADGARTIDQTLGATDPDNQLFTRIVEVTDDPNPEKVFEVMIRDDSGQYGYTMYRATHYDVLGVAPSF; this is encoded by the coding sequence ATGGCTCTGGCGATCCTGTTCGCCTGGGGCCTGAGCGCCTGCGGTGAAGCGGAGACGGGTCCCGTGCCCGCCGACCGTCAGCCCGGCGCTCAAGAGGCGACCGAAGGAGCCGACGGCTGTCAGGTCTTCGCCGACACCGTCAACATCCGCTCGGCCGCAGATCTGGCGCAGTTCGAAGGGCTGAGCTGTTTTGAAGTCGAGCGCCACCTGTTCGTCCAAGACACCACCGACATCACCGACTTGAGCGCGTTGAGCGGGCTTCGCAGCACCGGCGGCTTTATCGGCATCGCCGACAACGAGGCGCTCGAGAGCGTAAGCCTGCCCAACCTCGAGGAGACCGGCGAAGGCCTGGTCGTCGAGGGGAATATGGCGCTCGAATCGATCGAGTTTGCCGGGCTGCGCCACGTCAACGGCTACCTGCACGTGTTCAACAACCAGGCGCTGACCTCGGCGAGCTTTCCATGGCTGCTGGGCGTGGGCGACGACGTCATCTTTGCGGGCAACGACGCGCTGGCCAGCCTCGATTTGCCCCGGCTGACGTGCGTGATGGGGCGCTTTATCTTCGAGCACTCCGACGGGCTCGAATGCCTGTGCTTGCCCAACCTCGTCTTCGTCAACGGCGACTTTCTGGTCTACTTCAACGGCTCGCTGCGCAGCATTTCGGCGCCGGTGCTCACCACCGTGTGGGGCGACGTCAATATCCGGCGAAACCCGCAGCTCGAGCACGTCGACCTGTCGTGCCTCGACCAGGTGGCCGGCGACTTCATGATGGTGCACAACCGCATGCTCGCCCAGTGCGAGGTCGACAGCTTGGTCGGCGACATCAACACCATCGGCGGCGACACCGTGACCGGTGACAACGCGCAGACCTGCCCCGACGAGCCGACGACTGCGGAGGACGTCGGATGCGCGAGCTGCGCGACGAGCATCTGCGTGGAGGATGCGCCCGACGGCGACCTGCCGGGCGATGACGATGACTTGCCGGGTGACGACGATGACGACGTCGGCGTCCCCGACGCCGGTACGCCCGACGCCGGTACGCCTGACGCGGGTACGCCCGACACCGGCTCACCCGACGACGGCGGCGGCGTCCCGGTTCCGCCCGACACCGGAGACGATGACGACGGTACGGGCGACGACGATGACGACGATGACGACGATGACGACTCGTCGGGGAGCGTCGCGATTCAATCGATCGGGCTGGAGGGCAACCCCAACAGCACGATCAGCTCGTATCTGAACCTGCAGACAGCCCAGCCGACCTTCGTGTCGGTGACGGCGACCAGCGGCGGGCACACCTTCGAGCTCAATTTCGACGAGCAGACGCAGACCGACCATCGTCTGGGGCTCATCGGCTTTCGTGCCGACCGCACCTACCAACTCGACGTGCGCGCCTACACCCCGGGCGGCGCCGAGACGACCCGCCAACTCACCTTCGAGTCGGGGCCGCTCCCCGACAACTTCGCCCCGCTCGACGTCACGGTCAGCCGACCCGGTCGCACCGATTCGGGCATTATTCTGTTCAACCTGAATCGGTGGAACCCGGGCATCGATGGCTCGTGGAGCTATATCGTCGGCATCGATATGGACGGCGAGGTGGTCTGGTACCACAAGCCCCGGTATCGCGCGCAGGACGTCGAGTTGCTCGAAAACGGCAATATCGCGTTCAACTCCAATATCTCGACCATCTTCGAGATGAACCTGATGGGCGAGGTCGTCAACGAGTGGAGCGCCGAGCAGTTGGGCGTCGATTATCTGCACCACGAGGTCCACGAGTTGCCCAACGGCAACCTGGTGACGCTGGCCTCGGAGAACCGCTCCATCAGCGGATACGGCGAGGACGGCAACACCACCTGGGAGGTCATCGGCGACATCATCGTCGAGTTCACCCGCCAGGGGCAGGTCGTGCGCAAGTTCTCGACCTTCGACTTCCTCGATCCGTACCGCTGGGGCGTGGGCGGGTTCTTCGGAACCTACTGGAACTCGCGCTACCGCGACGAGGCCTCGTCGACGCGCGACTGGACGCACGGGAACGCCGTGCACTACGTCGAGAGCGACGACTCGTTCCTCTTCTCGGCTCGCCACCAGGACTGGGTCATGAAGATCGACCGTCAGACCGGCGAGTTGATCTGGCGACTGGGCGCCGAGGGTGACTTCGCGTTGACCAACGGGGAGTGGTTCTACCACCAGCACGACCCGATGATCACCAGCGACGGCACGCTGATGCTGTACGACAACGGCAACCTGCGCCCCGGCTTGCAAGCCGGCGAGTTTTACAGCCGTGCCGTCGAGTACTCGCTCGACGAGACCGGCGCCGACGCCGGCTCCAACTCGCAGGGCACCGCCACGCAGGTCTGGGAGTACACCGAGAACAACTCGTTCTACTCGGCTTTCGTCTCCGGCGTCGACGAGATGCCCAACGGCAACGTGCTCATCGCCGACGGCGCGCGCACGATCGACCAGACGCTCGGTGCGACCGACCCCGACAACCAGTTGTTTACCCGTATCGTCGAGGTGACCGACGATCCCAACCCCGAGAAGGTCTTCGAGGTGATGATCCGCGACGATAGCGGTCAGTACGGCTACACGATGTACCGCGCCACGCACTACGACGTGCTCGGTGTGGCGCCGTCGTTCTGA
- a CDS encoding crotonase/enoyl-CoA hydratase family protein has product MSDTKEPRITTERRDHLFLIGLNRPAKMNAFDRQMLRELAEAYTAYEEDDQLWCAVVFPHGEHTTSGLDLGDVGPAVAQGAPLFPEGMVDPFGLREPRRSKPVIMAARGWCLTIGLELMLASDIRLAAPGTKFAQIEIKRGIFPFGGGTLRLPQVAGWGDAMRYLLTGDEFEADEARRMGVVQEVVEADALVDRAVELGDRVASQAPLGVQATLETARVAVEDGQQAAAETLLPKAAAIMQTEDAQEGLQSFLERREANFKGR; this is encoded by the coding sequence ATGAGCGACACGAAAGAGCCGCGCATTACCACCGAGCGACGCGACCACCTCTTTTTGATCGGCCTGAACCGGCCGGCCAAGATGAACGCCTTCGACCGCCAGATGCTGCGCGAGCTGGCCGAGGCCTACACCGCGTATGAAGAGGACGACCAGTTGTGGTGCGCGGTGGTCTTCCCCCATGGCGAGCACACCACGAGCGGGCTCGACCTGGGTGACGTCGGCCCCGCGGTCGCTCAGGGCGCGCCACTCTTTCCCGAAGGCATGGTCGACCCGTTCGGCTTGCGCGAGCCGCGACGCTCCAAGCCCGTCATCATGGCCGCACGCGGATGGTGCCTGACCATCGGCCTCGAGCTGATGCTCGCCAGCGACATCCGCCTGGCCGCCCCCGGCACGAAGTTCGCGCAAATCGAGATCAAGCGCGGCATCTTCCCCTTCGGCGGCGGCACCCTGCGTTTGCCGCAGGTCGCCGGCTGGGGAGACGCGATGCGTTATTTGCTGACGGGTGACGAGTTCGAGGCCGACGAGGCGCGGCGTATGGGCGTGGTCCAAGAAGTCGTCGAGGCCGATGCGCTCGTCGATCGCGCCGTCGAGCTGGGCGATCGCGTGGCGTCTCAGGCGCCTCTGGGCGTGCAGGCGACGCTCGAGACGGCGCGTGTGGCCGTCGAGGATGGTCAGCAAGCCGCCGCCGAGACGCTACTGCCCAAAGCCGCCGCGATCATGCAGACCGAAGATGCCCAGGAAGGCCTCCAGTCCTTCTTGGAGCGCCGCGAGGCGAACTTCAAAGGACGATAG